The Enterobacter asburiae genome window below encodes:
- the tig gene encoding trigger factor — protein MQVSVETTQGLGRRVTITIAADSIETAVKSELVNVAKKVRIDGFRKGKVPMNVVAQRYGASVRQDVLGELMSRNFIDAIIKEKINPAGAPNYVPGEYKLGEDFTYSVEFEVYPEVELKGLESIEVEKPVVSVTDEDVDGMLDTLRKQQANWKEKEGAVDAEDRVTIDFTGSVDGEEFEGGKASDFVLAMGQGRMIPGFEDGIKGHKAGEEFTIDVTFPEEYHAENLKGKAAKFAINLKKVEERELPELTEEFIKRFGVEDGSVAGLRTEVRKNMERELNGAVRNRVKSQAIEGLVKANEIDVPAALIDSEIDVLRRQAAQRFGGNQQQAMELPRELFEEQAKRRVVVGLLLGEVIRTHELKADEERVKGLIEEMASAYEDPSEVIEFYGKNKELMDNMRNVALEEQAVEAVLAKAKVTEKATSFNELMNQQA, from the coding sequence ATGCAAGTTTCAGTTGAAACCACTCAAGGCCTTGGCCGCCGTGTAACGATTACTATCGCTGCTGACAGCATCGAAACTGCTGTGAAAAGCGAGCTGGTCAACGTAGCAAAAAAAGTACGTATTGACGGCTTCCGCAAGGGCAAAGTACCAATGAATGTTGTTGCTCAGCGTTATGGCGCTTCCGTGCGTCAGGATGTGCTGGGTGAACTGATGAGCCGCAACTTTATTGATGCGATCATCAAAGAAAAAATCAATCCGGCCGGCGCGCCGAACTACGTTCCAGGCGAATACAAACTGGGCGAAGACTTCACCTACTCCGTAGAGTTCGAAGTGTACCCGGAAGTTGAGCTGAAAGGTCTGGAATCTATCGAAGTTGAAAAACCAGTTGTTTCCGTGACTGACGAAGACGTTGACGGCATGCTGGATACCCTGCGTAAGCAGCAGGCGAACTGGAAAGAGAAAGAAGGCGCTGTTGACGCTGAGGACCGTGTCACCATCGACTTCACCGGTTCCGTAGACGGCGAAGAGTTCGAAGGCGGTAAAGCGTCTGACTTCGTACTGGCTATGGGCCAGGGTCGTATGATCCCAGGCTTCGAAGACGGTATCAAAGGCCACAAGGCTGGCGAAGAGTTCACCATCGACGTGACCTTCCCGGAAGAATACCACGCTGAAAACCTGAAAGGGAAAGCAGCGAAGTTCGCTATCAACCTGAAGAAAGTTGAAGAGCGCGAACTGCCAGAACTGACTGAAGAATTCATCAAGCGTTTCGGCGTGGAAGATGGTTCCGTAGCGGGTCTGCGTACCGAAGTGCGTAAGAACATGGAACGCGAACTGAACGGCGCGGTGCGTAACCGCGTGAAATCTCAGGCGATCGAAGGTCTGGTGAAAGCCAACGAAATCGACGTTCCTGCTGCCCTGATCGACAGCGAAATCGACGTTCTGCGCCGTCAGGCTGCACAGCGTTTCGGTGGCAACCAGCAGCAAGCGATGGAACTGCCACGCGAGCTGTTCGAAGAGCAAGCGAAACGCCGCGTTGTTGTTGGCCTGCTGCTGGGCGAAGTGATTCGTACCCACGAGCTGAAAGCTGACGAAGAGCGTGTGAAAGGCCTGATCGAAGAGATGGCTTCTGCATACGAAGATCCATCAGAAGTGATCGAGTTCTACGGTAAGAACAAAGAGCTGATGGACAACATGCGCAACGTTGCCCTGGAAGAGCAGGCTGTTGAAGCGGTACTGGCGAAAGCGAAAGTGACCGAAAAAGCGACCTCTTTCAACGAACTGATGAACCAGCAGGCGTAA
- the bolA gene encoding transcriptional regulator BolA, whose protein sequence is MMIREHIEDKLRAAFNPVFLEVVDESYRHNVPAGSESHFKVVLVSDRFTGERFLNRHRLIYSTLTEELSTTVHALALHTYTIKEWEGLQDTVFASPPCRGAGTIA, encoded by the coding sequence ATGATGATACGTGAGCATATAGAAGATAAATTAAGGGCAGCGTTCAACCCTGTGTTCCTCGAAGTCGTCGACGAAAGCTATCGTCATAACGTGCCGGCAGGTTCTGAAAGCCACTTTAAAGTGGTTCTGGTTAGCGATCGCTTCACGGGAGAACGTTTCCTGAATCGACACCGCTTGATCTACAGCACCTTGACGGAAGAACTCTCCACGACCGTGCATGCGCTGGCACTGCATACCTATACCATTAAGGAATGGGAAGGTTTGCAGGATACGGTTTTCGCATCGCCGCCCTGTCGCGGTGCAGGCACTATCGCCTGA
- the ampG gene encoding muropeptide MFS transporter AmpG, translating to MSSHYLRIFQQPKSAILLILGFASGLPLALTSGTLQAWMTVENIDLKTIGFFSLVGQAYVFKFLWSPVMDRYTPPFLGRRRGWLVMTQILLLLAIAAMGFLEPTTQLRWMAALAVVIAFCSASQDIVFDAWKTDVLPAEERGAGAAISVLGYRLGMLVSGGLALWLADRYLGWQGMYWLMAALLIPCIIATLFAPEPSDVIPVPRSLEQAVAEPLRDFFGRNNAWLILLLIVLYKLGDAFAMSLTTTFLIRGVGFDAGEVGVVNKTLGLFATIVGALYGGVLMQRLTLFRALLIFGILQGASNAGYWLLSITDKHTISMAAAVFFENLCGGMGTAAFVALLMTLCNKSFSATQFALLSALSAVGRVYVGPIAGWFVEAHGWPTFYLFSVVAAVPGILLLLVCRQTLEYTQRTEHFMPRTEYHRAYRFALRLLMVGCAALALWLGVLIINASTSLALPFEALLLDAGALLAIAGILIGGLLDFMALRKTQMT from the coding sequence ATGTCCAGCCATTACTTACGCATTTTCCAGCAACCGAAATCAGCTATCCTGCTGATCCTCGGCTTCGCCTCGGGTTTACCCCTCGCACTCACTTCCGGCACGCTACAGGCATGGATGACGGTCGAGAACATCGATCTTAAAACCATCGGTTTCTTCTCGCTTGTCGGCCAGGCCTATGTCTTTAAGTTCCTGTGGTCTCCGGTCATGGATCGCTATACGCCGCCTTTCCTCGGGCGTCGACGCGGCTGGTTAGTGATGACGCAGATCCTGCTGCTGCTGGCCATTGCGGCGATGGGATTTCTTGAACCCACCACCCAGCTTCGCTGGATGGCCGCGCTTGCGGTGGTGATTGCCTTCTGTTCCGCCTCTCAGGATATCGTGTTCGACGCCTGGAAGACGGACGTTTTACCTGCGGAAGAGCGCGGCGCCGGTGCGGCAATCAGTGTGCTGGGCTATCGGCTCGGGATGCTGGTCTCCGGCGGGCTGGCGCTGTGGCTCGCCGACCGTTACCTCGGCTGGCAGGGCATGTACTGGCTGATGGCCGCCCTGCTGATCCCCTGCATTATCGCGACGCTGTTCGCGCCCGAACCGAGTGACGTCATCCCGGTTCCACGCTCGCTGGAGCAGGCCGTCGCCGAACCGCTCCGTGACTTCTTTGGCCGCAACAACGCCTGGCTGATCCTGCTGCTCATCGTCCTTTATAAGCTGGGCGATGCCTTTGCCATGAGTTTGACCACCACCTTCCTGATCCGGGGCGTCGGTTTTGACGCCGGTGAAGTGGGTGTGGTGAATAAAACGCTGGGGCTGTTTGCAACCATCGTCGGCGCGCTTTATGGCGGCGTATTGATGCAGCGCCTGACGCTGTTTCGCGCGCTGCTGATTTTTGGCATCCTTCAGGGCGCCTCTAACGCAGGCTACTGGCTGCTGTCGATTACCGACAAACATACGATCAGCATGGCCGCGGCGGTGTTCTTCGAAAACCTCTGCGGCGGCATGGGAACCGCGGCGTTTGTTGCCCTGCTGATGACTCTGTGCAACAAGTCGTTTTCCGCCACCCAGTTCGCTCTGCTCTCGGCGCTCTCCGCCGTTGGCCGCGTGTACGTTGGCCCGATTGCCGGCTGGTTCGTGGAAGCCCACGGCTGGCCAACATTTTATCTCTTCTCGGTCGTGGCTGCCGTACCGGGAATTTTATTGCTGCTGGTCTGCCGTCAGACGCTGGAATATACCCAGCGGACGGAACACTTTATGCCGCGCACCGAATATCACCGCGCCTACCGTTTTGCGTTACGTCTGTTAATGGTGGGCTGCGCGGCTCTCGCACTCTGGCTGGGGGTGCTCATTATTAATGCCAGCACGTCACTGGCACTCCCCTTTGAAGCCCTTCTGCTGGACGCAGGCGCCCTGCTGGCTATCGCCGGGATCCTGATCGGAGGTCTGCTTGATTTCATGGCGTTGCGTAAAACGCAGATGACCTGA
- the cyoA gene encoding cytochrome o ubiquinol oxidase subunit II has translation MRLGKYNKSLGWLSLFAGTVLLSGCDSALLDPKGQIGLEQRSLILTAFGLMLIVVIPAILMAVGFAWKYRASNKDAKYSPNWSHSNKVEAVVWTVPILIILFLAVLTWKTTHALEPSKPLVHDEKPITIEVVSMDWKWFFIYPEQGIATVNEIAFPANTPVQFKVTSNSVMNSFFIPRLGSQIYAMAGMQTNLHLIANEAGTYDGISASYSGPGFSGMKFKAIATPDRAAFDQWVEKAKQSPNTMSDMAAFEKVAAPSEYNKVEYFSNVKPDLFKDVIGKFMDHGKSMDMTQPEGEHSAHEGMEGMDMSHAETAH, from the coding sequence ATGAGACTCGGGAAATACAATAAAAGTTTGGGATGGTTGTCATTATTCGCGGGCACTGTATTACTCAGTGGCTGCGATTCTGCACTACTAGACCCCAAAGGGCAGATTGGACTGGAACAACGTTCACTGATATTGACGGCTTTTGGCCTGATGTTGATTGTGGTTATTCCTGCCATTTTGATGGCTGTTGGTTTCGCCTGGAAGTATCGTGCGAGCAATAAAGATGCGAAGTATAGCCCTAACTGGTCACACTCCAATAAAGTGGAAGCTGTGGTCTGGACGGTTCCTATTCTGATCATCCTGTTCCTTGCCGTACTGACCTGGAAAACCACTCACGCACTTGAGCCAAGCAAACCGCTGGTTCACGATGAGAAACCTATTACCATTGAAGTGGTCTCCATGGACTGGAAATGGTTCTTCATCTATCCAGAGCAGGGTATTGCTACCGTGAATGAAATCGCCTTCCCGGCGAACACTCCGGTTCAGTTCAAAGTGACCTCCAACTCCGTAATGAACTCCTTCTTCATCCCACGTCTGGGTAGCCAGATTTACGCGATGGCCGGTATGCAGACCAACCTGCACCTGATCGCGAATGAAGCAGGCACCTATGATGGTATCTCCGCCAGCTATAGCGGCCCGGGCTTCTCAGGTATGAAGTTCAAAGCTATTGCGACGCCAGACCGTGCCGCTTTCGACCAGTGGGTTGAAAAAGCGAAGCAGTCTCCAAACACCATGTCTGACATGGCGGCGTTCGAAAAAGTGGCTGCACCAAGCGAATACAACAAGGTGGAGTACTTCTCTAATGTGAAACCAGATTTGTTCAAAGACGTTATTGGCAAATTTATGGATCACGGCAAGAGCATGGACATGACCCAGCCTGAAGGCGAGCACAGCGCGCACGAAGGTATGGAAGGCATGGACATGAGCCACGCGGAAACCGCTCACTAA
- a CDS encoding lipoprotein: MLKKLFFPLVALFMLAGCATPPTTIDVSPKITLPQQDPSLMGVTVSINGADQRQDQALAKVTRDNQQVTLTASRDLRFLLQEVLEKQMTARGYMIGPSGAVDLQIIVNNLYADVSQGNVRYNIATKADIAIIATAKNGNKMTKNYRASYSVEGAFQASNQNIANAVNSVLTDTIADMAQDTSIHDFIKQNAR, encoded by the coding sequence ATGTTAAAAAAACTCTTCTTTCCGTTGGTAGCCCTTTTCATGCTGGCAGGCTGCGCTACCCCGCCTACCACTATTGATGTCTCACCAAAAATCACCCTGCCTCAGCAGGACCCAAGCCTGATGGGCGTCACCGTGAGCATTAACGGTGCCGATCAGCGTCAGGATCAGGCGCTGGCTAAAGTGACCCGCGATAACCAGCAGGTTACCCTCACCGCGTCCCGCGACCTGCGCTTCCTGCTCCAGGAAGTGCTGGAGAAACAGATGACCGCTCGCGGCTACATGATTGGCCCAAGCGGCGCGGTCGATCTGCAGATCATCGTCAACAACCTGTACGCTGACGTGTCTCAGGGCAACGTGCGCTACAACATTGCGACCAAAGCGGATATCGCCATCATTGCCACCGCGAAGAATGGCAACAAGATGACCAAAAACTACCGCGCCAGCTACTCTGTTGAAGGTGCCTTCCAGGCTTCTAACCAGAACATTGCTAACGCCGTGAACAGCGTGCTGACCGACACCATCGCCGATATGGCGCAGGACACAAGCATTCACGACTTCATCAAGCAAAACGCGCGTTAA